ATACAAGAAGTTTCCAGAATATCAGAAAATTAATATTCATAACGATTTTCAATTAGCCGATTATAAATTTATTTATTTCTGGGAATGGTTTCATCGTTTCATCGGGCGTATCATTGGACTGGTTTTCTTTATTCCTTTTGTTTACTTTTTAATCAAAAAGAAATTAGACACTCCAACCATTAAAAAATGCATTGTTCTTTTGGCAATGGGTGGTTTTCAGGGATTCCTTGGCTGGTTTATGGTTCGCAGCGGATTAATTGACAATCCGGATGTAAGCCACTTCAGACTTTCACTGCACCTCACTTTCGCCTTTATCACTTTTGCTTACACGCTTTGGGTTGCGCTGGATTTAATTTACCCTGAAAGAAACATCAATAAAATTATTCCGCTTCGTAAAATCGCAAGATATGCTTTAGCAGCTTTATTGATCCAGATTATTTATGGTGGATTTGTAGCAGGACTTAACGCCGGATTAATTCACAATCACTGGCCATTAATGAGTGACGGAGAATTTATTCATGAATCGGTTTTTATTGAGCAGTCTTCTCTAATCAAAAATTTAATTGAAGGAAAAAGCGGTGTTCAGTTTGTACACAGAACTTTTGCGTATGCAGTAGTGGCGATTATTCTTTTTCTGTATTTCAAAAGCAAAAAATATTCCCTTACCGATACCCAGTCAAAAGGAATTAACATTTTGGTGATTTTTGTTTTTGTTCAGTTTGCCCTTGGCGTCTTCACTTTATTGTACAGTGTACCTTTGGCTTTAGGATTAATTCATCAAATCATGGCATTCTTACTTTTGAGTGCAATGACCTATACTTTGCACCGTTTGAGCAAATAAAATCATTTTATATAAACAGAAAAAGAGTCTAAAATTAGACTCTTTTTCTGTTTTATTTATATCTTATTTTTCGCTTCTCATCAAAAATCTATCCTAACCAACTCTTAAAATCCTGCACCTTTTCACGACTTACAATCACCTCATCATCTTTATAAGTTGGTAAAATAATTTTTAAACGGGAATTGGTATATACCTGAATTTCTTTGATTGCTTTTAACGGTAATATAAATTTTCTGCTTACGCGAAAGAAATCTTTCCTGTTAAGCTCCTGCTCCAGAATTTCTAATGTAGAGTCAATTAGATAATCACGATTATCATAGGTATGAATGTAAGTACCTTTATTTTCACTAAAAAAACATTCAATTTCATCTTTGGTAATTACCTTTAAATGATGCCCGATTTTAACTGTAAACCTTTCCCTGTAAGTTTTTTCAAAAGGATTTGAAAGCATTTGTCGTATTTGTTCAAAATCAAGCTGAAGATTTTGATTTGCAGTATCCTGTTTCGGGATTCTGTTTTTGTATTTTGCAACAGCCGTTTCAAGATCATCTTCATCAATTGGTTTTAAAAGATAGTCAATGCTGTTTAGCTTAAAGGCTTTCAATGCATACTCATCATAAGCAGTTGTAAAAATGATAGCGCTTTTTATATCTATTTTTTCAAAAATTTCAAACGATAAACCATCCGAAAGCTGAATATCCAAAAAAATCAAATCAGGATGCGCGTTATTGCCAAACCAATGGATAGATTCTTCTACAGAATGCAGCATAGTTTGCACAGCAATGTCTAATTTTTCTAATTTTCGTTGTAATAATCTTGCAGCCGGTTTTTCGTCTTCTATAATTAAGGTGGTCATTTATTAAATTTGAAAAATTAAAATCTGGTTTTGGTTACAATTGGTAAAATTACTCCCATTTATTGGTGTTTTGAGATTCTTTGTTCATGTATTTCTGGATTTTTTTCTGTTCCCAGTCTGATCCAAAAAACAAATCAGGCCCGAAAACGGTGAAAGCATGAATCAATAAACCAATTCCCCAAAAGAAGGCTGTCGAATACGTATGCCATTCAAATAATCCGCTCTCATCAAATCTGTTTCCAACAAAATCCCTGTTTATATTTGAAAAAATAATGATTGCATTTACAATTAAATATATTTTTAAGTGCGAATAAAAACCCTTGATTCTTTTTATTTTTTTGTATGCTCTTTCAAAACTTTCATCATTTTCAAATTCTTGTCCGTACTCTTCGTAAAAGCGTCTTCTACAACGTCCCATTTTATTTTGTTTTAAAAAGTTATTGCCATTTATTTTTGTTCTCTTTTTCTTTCTCCATGATTTCTCTGATTTTCCGTTCTTCCCATCCTTTTCCAAAAACCGGAAAAACTTCAAAAACTTTTAATCCGTGAAAAACAACTCC
The Flavobacterium flavigenum genome window above contains:
- a CDS encoding COX15/CtaA family protein translates to MKKENKSVIIWLLSGCALLFLMVVVGGITRLTNSGLSMTDWHLVTDTFPPLTDAKWQAAFDEYKKFPEYQKINIHNDFQLADYKFIYFWEWFHRFIGRIIGLVFFIPFVYFLIKKKLDTPTIKKCIVLLAMGGFQGFLGWFMVRSGLIDNPDVSHFRLSLHLTFAFITFAYTLWVALDLIYPERNINKIIPLRKIARYALAALLIQIIYGGFVAGLNAGLIHNHWPLMSDGEFIHESVFIEQSSLIKNLIEGKSGVQFVHRTFAYAVVAIILFLYFKSKKYSLTDTQSKGINILVIFVFVQFALGVFTLLYSVPLALGLIHQIMAFLLLSAMTYTLHRLSK
- a CDS encoding LytR/AlgR family response regulator transcription factor, encoding MTTLIIEDEKPAARLLQRKLEKLDIAVQTMLHSVEESIHWFGNNAHPDLIFLDIQLSDGLSFEIFEKIDIKSAIIFTTAYDEYALKAFKLNSIDYLLKPIDEDDLETAVAKYKNRIPKQDTANQNLQLDFEQIRQMLSNPFEKTYRERFTVKIGHHLKVITKDEIECFFSENKGTYIHTYDNRDYLIDSTLEILEQELNRKDFFRVSRKFILPLKAIKEIQVYTNSRLKIILPTYKDDEVIVSREKVQDFKSWLG
- a CDS encoding 2TM domain-containing protein; amino-acid sequence: MGRCRRRFYEEYGQEFENDESFERAYKKIKRIKGFYSHLKIYLIVNAIIIFSNINRDFVGNRFDESGLFEWHTYSTAFFWGIGLLIHAFTVFGPDLFFGSDWEQKKIQKYMNKESQNTNKWE